The sequence TTGATGGGCAGCCGCTTTAGCCAGCACCGCCTGTTCATCATCAAGGGTTGCCACGGCGCCCTGCTCAGGACGCAAACCTAAACGACGGAATAACCCCATATCATCGCTTTCTTCTGGGTTAGGTGTGGTTAGCAATTTGCAACCATAGAAAATCGAATTGGCACCAGCAAAGAAACACATCGCCTGCAGTTCATCACTCATATTTTCGCGACCCGCCGATAAACGCACGCGAGAAAGTGGCATTAAGATACGCGCCACGGCGATAGTACGCACGAATTCGAGTGGGTCGAGATCGTCAAGCTTCTCAAACGGCGTCCCCGCCACTTTGACTAACATATTGATAGGCACTGAATCAGGATGTTGCGGTAAATTAGCCAGCTGTTGCAGTAAGCCTGCGCGATCAGTTGCCTTTTCACCCATACCGACAATTCCACCTGAGCACACTTTCATCCCAGATGCGCGTACATGAGTTAATGTATCTAAACGATTTTGATAGGTACGCGTCGTGATCACATCACCGTAATATTCAGGCGAAGTGTCTAAATTGTGGTTGTAATAATCTAGTCCAGCATCTGCTAACTCATTCGCTTGTTCAGCGGATAACATACCAAGCGTCATGCAGGTTTCCATACCTAAGGCTTTGACCTCTTGTACCATTTGCTTAAGGTATGGCATGTCTTTTTCTTTGGGGTTACGCCAAGCTGCACCCATGCAGAAACGGGAAGCTCCCGCGGCTTTCGCACTGCGAGCCTCGGTCAACACGGTTTCCATCGCCAGCAAACGCTCTTTCTCTAGACCTGTATCATAGCGAGCACTCTGCGGGCAATATTTACAATCCTCAGGACAAGCCCCCGTTTTAATTGATAGCAAACGGCTGATCTGCACTTCATTAGGATCGTACACCTCACGGTGAATACTGTGGGCTTTAAATAATAAGTCATTCATCGGTAGCGCAAATAAGGCTTCGATCTCTTCCCGCTTCCAATCATGGCGAACTTGCAACTGCGACATTACACACCTTTTATTATTCTGTCTTTTATCTTGGCTAGGATAACCTCAGCCCTTAAACTGTCAACGCCAACCAGTAAGGCAAGTTTACTACTGATTACTTTACAACCAAAAATGTGAGCTATTATGCGTAATTTACTCGATTTTGACTTTGACAGTGCCCATATTTGGCACCCTTACACCTCCATGACCCACTCTCTTCCGGTTTTTGGCGTGCACAGTGCAAAGGGCTGTGAGTTAGAGTTAATCGATGGTCGTAAACTGATTGACGGCACAAGTTCATGGTGGGCATGCGTCCATGGTTATGCCCATCTCGACATATTGAGTGCGATGGAAAAGCAATTACATCAACTAAGCCATGTGATGTTTGGCGGCATTACCCACGAGCCCGCTATCGCACTGTGTAAAAAGCTCATTGCCATGACCTGTGAGCCGCTAACAAAAGTCTTTTTATGCGACTCTGGCTCCATCGCCGTCGAAGTCGCCATCAAGATGGCTTTGCAATATTGGCAAGGCCAAGAACAACCTCAGAAGCAACGCATTCTGACTGTTAAAAAGGGCTACCACGGCGACACCTTTGCTGCTATGAGTGTCTGCGATCCCGAGGGTGGTATGCACACCATGTTTGGGGATGCTGTGACTAAACAATGCTTTGTCGATGCGCCACAAACCGCTTTTGGCGAAGCATTACAAGCGGATGATTTAACCGCAATGCGTAACACCTTAAGTACGCACCATAATGATATTGCTGCAGTGATTATCGAGCCTATCATGCAAGGCGCGGGCGGTATGCGCTTTTACAGTGCGGAGTATTTAATAGGACTTCGTGCCCTGTGTGATGAATTCAACATCCTATTGATCTTGGATGAAATCGCCACTGGCTTTGGCCGCACGGGTAAACTATTTGCCTATGAACACGCCCAAATCACCCCAGATATCTTATGTTTAGGTAAAGCGCTGACCGGTGGTTATATCAGCTTAGCGGCAACCCTATGTACTGATGAAGTGGCTCAGGGGATAAGCCAATCCCCCGCAGGCGTATTTATGCATGGCCCCACCTTTATGGGTAATCCTCTTGCCTGTGCAGCAGCTTGTGCAAGTCTTGATGTCATTAATCGGAATGAATGGCAGATCCAAGTAGCAGCCATTGAACAGCAAATGCGTACAGAGCTTAAAGATGCAATTGAAATTCCAAGTGTGAAGGCGGTGCGAGTACTCGGTGCCGTGGGAGTACTGGAAATGCATGAGCCAGTCAATACAGCCGCACTGCAACAACAATTTGTCGATTTAGGGGTATGGGTTCGCCCTTTCTCACACCTGATTTATATTATGCCGCCTTATATCATTAATACGACACAATTAAGCCAACTCACTCAAGCAATGAAGCGAGTTGCAGCAACAATTACGCCAGTAAACCTAACTCAAGCTCGCTCAAACAACACTAAGCAATTGATCAGCCATGGCTAGTCTCTAAATAACGATCACTTATTGGCGATGAGCAATGTTGCAATTGCAACCTTGCTCACAATTGTGACGAATAGACTGGTGTTTACGCTGTTTATTTTGCGGGTTAACTGGAAAATTTAGTAAATATGGCAATGCTTATATCGCTCAGTTTAGTTGCCATTTTTCTAACATTCCCTGTAACTACAAAAGCTGAGGAATAGCTTAAGCCGCGATACAAAGACAAGGAGATCACATGTTAAAACTCGCGAACATCAGCGTTAATCGAAAACTCGCCCTCCCATTATTTGCAGCACTTACGGGCACCTTAATCTTACTGTTTCTTTCAGCTAACGCCCTTAAAAACAATCTGATGACAGAGAGGGAGGCGCGGCTTAATGCCGTCTTAACATTGGCAATGAGCCGTATTCAAGCACTAGCGCAATCACTCCCGATGGAGCAAGCTCAGCAAGCTGCGAAGGAGATGCTGAATGATATGCGCTTTGATGGAGACAACTATATTTTTGTCATTGATGAATCACGACGTGTTGTCGTCCATCCCATCAGAAAAGAGCTGGTTGGACAGCAAATGGGAGATTCGGGCAAGGAAAATTACTGGTTTAAGATGGTCGATCTCGGCCGAAATGGACAACATGGCGTCTTACAATACCAATGGATGACAGCATCTGGGGATGCAGCACAAAAAATGTCACTCGTTATAGGCTTTAAGCCTTGGGGTTGGATTTTAGGGTCAGGAATGTTACTCCAAGATATCGAAGACACTATTTGGCGAGAATATATCATCATGGGAAGTACCACCTTTGTACTTATCCTCTTTATGGCTTGGCTAGGTTATGTGATTAGCTATTCCATTATTCGCTCAGTTGATGATATCAACGAGGCAATGCACGGTATTGCCCAAGGGGATTTAACCATAGAACTCAAAATTTATGGGACGGATGAACTAAGCCAGCTTGCCCAGAACATAAACAAAAGTATGGCAGCGATCCGCAGTGCGCTGAGTGAAGCAAGCAAAGGAGCGGATAATGTGGCACAGGCTTCAGCGAGAATAGCCTCAACAGCAGAAGAAACCAACCAAGCGGTTAATAATCAACGGGATCAGCTCGCCCAATTAGCCACTGCAATGAATGAAATGAGCGCGACCATTGCAGATGTTGCTAACAATGCTGAAAACACGGCAAAAGATACCAAAGAAGCAACATGGGAAGCGGGGCTAGGTAACCAAGATGTCCATGCGAGTGTTGATGGTATTCATGCCCTTGCAAAAGAGGTTGAACAGGCAACCTCCCAAGTCAATCAATTAAAAGAAGAGGTGATGCAAATAAGTGAAGTCACCTCTGTGATCAGCGCCATTTCAGAGCAAACCAATTTACTCGCATTAAATGCCGCCATTGAAGCGGCCCGCGCGGGGGAGCAAGGCCGTGGATTTGCTGTCGTTGCAGATGAAGTCAGGCAACTTGCTAGT is a genomic window of Shewanella putrefaciens containing:
- the bioB gene encoding biotin synthase BioB; protein product: MSQLQVRHDWKREEIEALFALPMNDLLFKAHSIHREVYDPNEVQISRLLSIKTGACPEDCKYCPQSARYDTGLEKERLLAMETVLTEARSAKAAGASRFCMGAAWRNPKEKDMPYLKQMVQEVKALGMETCMTLGMLSAEQANELADAGLDYYNHNLDTSPEYYGDVITTRTYQNRLDTLTHVRASGMKVCSGGIVGMGEKATDRAGLLQQLANLPQHPDSVPINMLVKVAGTPFEKLDDLDPLEFVRTIAVARILMPLSRVRLSAGRENMSDELQAMCFFAGANSIFYGCKLLTTPNPEESDDMGLFRRLGLRPEQGAVATLDDEQAVLAKAAAHQDKSTAQFYDAAAL
- the bioA gene encoding adenosylmethionine--8-amino-7-oxononanoate transaminase; amino-acid sequence: MRNLLDFDFDSAHIWHPYTSMTHSLPVFGVHSAKGCELELIDGRKLIDGTSSWWACVHGYAHLDILSAMEKQLHQLSHVMFGGITHEPAIALCKKLIAMTCEPLTKVFLCDSGSIAVEVAIKMALQYWQGQEQPQKQRILTVKKGYHGDTFAAMSVCDPEGGMHTMFGDAVTKQCFVDAPQTAFGEALQADDLTAMRNTLSTHHNDIAAVIIEPIMQGAGGMRFYSAEYLIGLRALCDEFNILLILDEIATGFGRTGKLFAYEHAQITPDILCLGKALTGGYISLAATLCTDEVAQGISQSPAGVFMHGPTFMGNPLACAAACASLDVINRNEWQIQVAAIEQQMRTELKDAIEIPSVKAVRVLGAVGVLEMHEPVNTAALQQQFVDLGVWVRPFSHLIYIMPPYIINTTQLSQLTQAMKRVAATITPVNLTQARSNNTKQLISHG
- a CDS encoding methyl-accepting chemotaxis protein — protein: MLKLANISVNRKLALPLFAALTGTLILLFLSANALKNNLMTEREARLNAVLTLAMSRIQALAQSLPMEQAQQAAKEMLNDMRFDGDNYIFVIDESRRVVVHPIRKELVGQQMGDSGKENYWFKMVDLGRNGQHGVLQYQWMTASGDAAQKMSLVIGFKPWGWILGSGMLLQDIEDTIWREYIIMGSTTFVLILFMAWLGYVISYSIIRSVDDINEAMHGIAQGDLTIELKIYGTDELSQLAQNINKSMAAIRSALSEASKGADNVAQASARIASTAEETNQAVNNQRDQLAQLATAMNEMSATIADVANNAENTAKDTKEATWEAGLGNQDVHASVDGIHALAKEVEQATSQVNQLKEEVMQISEVTSVISAISEQTNLLALNAAIEAARAGEQGRGFAVVADEVRQLASRTRQSTEEIQTTISRLQQRAVNAANAMDESRELAEKSVEQSTKAGNDLSLIVNHIKHVSDMATQIATAAEEQSVVAEDMNRNVCGINNSALEVSESATYLAQESETLAELSLNLNSKLAIFKI